GTCATCAGCGGCTTCATCATGGTGGCGATCACCGCGCGCCGTCCCCTGCCGCCGCGCCAGTTTCTGCTGCGCCGCGCGATCCGCGTGGTTCCACTCTATTGGCTGGTCACGCTCGCCATTCTCGCCGTCGCGCTGATCGCTCCCGGCGCCATGCTGCATAATCTCGTGACCTTCGATCATGTGACGCTGTCGCTGCTGTTCATCCCCCATTTCAACCCGCTCGAGGGCAATTACACGCCTTTCTTCAAGCTCGGCTGGACGTTGAACTACGAAGTCTATTTCTATCTGGCGTTCGCCGCTCTGCTCGGATTCCCCGCTCTGTCGCTGCGGCGGCGCCTCGCCGCGCTCACCGGGGCGTTTCTCGCCGCGGTCGCCTTCTACCTCGCGGTCCGGCCGGACGACCCGTTCCTGCACATCTACTGCAATCCGGTCATTCTCGAATTTCTGATCGGCGCCTTTATCGGCTGCCTCCATGTCGAGGGACGTCTGCGCCGCGTCGACCGGCGCGCCGCCGCCGCGCTGCTCGTCGTCGGCGTCCTCGCGATGACGCTGCTGTTCGACTCGGACGATTCCCTGCGCGTGATCACGGCCGGGCTCGGCGCCGCCGCGCTTTTGCTGGCGCTGCTGGCGATCGAGGAGCGTGGCGCGCTCCCGAGCTGGCCGCTGCTCGTTCTGCTCGGCGACGCCTCCTATTCGATCTATCTCGCGCATCCGCTCGTGCTCACCTGCGCGCGCCTCGCCGCGAAGAAGCTCGACCTTCCGGTCGAAGCGGCGACGCCCGGGATCATCGCGGTTTGTGTGGTCGTCGCGCTCGCCGTGGCGTCCGGCGTCGCCGTCCATCTGTGGCTCGAGCGGCCAATCCTGGCCGCGCTGCGGGCGCGGCTCACGTCCCGCGCTGCGGGCGCGGGCCGAGACGCGAAATTCGCGCTGCCCATGCGCAGCGTCTCCGCCGCGGCGCTGCTCGGTCTCGCCGGCGCGCTGCTGCTCGCGCTGGGATCGCCGTCGCGCGGCGGCGAAGGAGCGCCGCATCTCGTCCATGAGGAGGATTTCTCCCGCGCCAGCCGGCTCGACGAGGACTTCTGGACCTATGAGATCGGCTTCATCCGCAATCACGAGCAGCAATATTACCGTGCGTCCAATGTCTTCGTCGACGGCGGCGCGCTCATTCTCGAAGCGCGCGGCGAAGACGTCGCCAACGCCGCCTATGAGCCCGGCTCCACGGATTGGACGCGCGCCGCGCCCATGGCCGCGCTCACATCGGGCAGCATCGTCACGCGTCTTCCCATGCGCTATGGCGTCGTCGAGATCGTCGCGCGCCTGCCAGCGGGCGCCGGGACCTGGCCGGCCTTGTGGATGCTCGGCGCGGAGGGCCGTCCTTACACCGAGATCGACATGATGGAGGAGGTCGGCCAGCAGCCCGACCTCGTCTTCACCAGCGCTCACGCCGGTCCGTCGCTGCAGCAGCTGACCAATTGGTCGGCGACGACGAAGCTCGCCGATCTTGCGACGCGCTGGCGCCTCTATCGGCTCGACTGGACGGCGCAGCGCGTCGCCGTCTCGATCGACGGCGAAACCGTGCTCTCGCTCGATCCGGAGCGCGCCGCCGCCTTTCGCCAGCCGATGCATCTGCGCATCAATCTCGCGCTCGGCGGCGAATGGGGCGGCGTCGTCGACCGGAATGCTCTTCCGGCGCGCTTGGAGATCAGATCGATCCGTATTTTTGCGAGAGCGCTTTCCGATCGAACGAACTCGTTCGATCGATGAGAATTCACTCGACCCAAAGTCGTGACGCGCCGCTCATCGCCCCGGCGCGTCGGCCATCGCATGGCGCGCCGGCGGTCCGGAGACGCGCGTCCAGGTCTCGTCGCTGCACAGCACGCCCCAGAGGCACCCCTTCAGCGTCAGCTGCGTCGCGCTGACGAGGGTGATGAGACCGTCATAGGTCTTGCCGTCGTCGACATTGAACAGCTTGCCGGTCCATTCGTTCGGTCCGGTCTGCTTGGCGCCGCGCAGGATCACGGCGCCGATGGCGCTGCGGTCTTCCGCATTCTGCGCGGACAGCACCTTGGCGCAGAGCAGGCCGTCGCAATCATAGAAGCTGAACTGCACGCCGCCTTCCGGCCGCAACCAGACGCCATGCGGATCATTGGCGGGAGCGCTCGCCGCCGGCTCGGCGGCGAGCAGCAGGGCGGCGGCGGCGGTCGTCGCGAGTGTCGAAAAATTCTCACCGAAAGAGCGTTGCAAAAATCGTCGCATGGGGATGCTCCTCCTCGAACTGCACTGATCGAAGCGTCGATGAACAACATGTCGAATATTCGGCTATTCGGCGGCTCAAGCGGTCGCGAATACGTAGACGCTGGTCGCCGCGGCGCCGAGCGCGGTGAGGCCGAGCTCGAGCCGTCCCCATAATTCGATGGTCTTGCGCGCCTCCGGTCCCGCCTCCGCGGCGATCAGCGCCAATATGCGATTGTTGAGCGGCACGATCGCGAAAAACATGAAAGGCCAGGCGGCGATGATCGTAGCGGCGCCGACCAGCCAGCGAAAATCATCCTCGCTCTTGTAATGGACGAAGCCGAGCGCGGCGGAGACGAGCGCCAATCCGGCGAGAATGACGAAGCCGCGATGGTCGCTGTCCTCCCATTCCGCGAGCAGAGCCTTGTCGTCGAGCCGCAGGCGCGCCGGCTGCTCCACGAAATTCACATAGAGGGACGCGCCGGTGAACGCCGCGGCGGCGGCGAGCGCGAGTGAGCCCGTGACCATGATTATCCTCCCCTTGCCTCGAGAAAGATATGGGCATGACCGGCGCCGCTCGCCAGAGCGCGTGCGACTCGCTCCTCGGGCGCATCGGCAAATCGCGCAAGGCAGACCGTCAGCCCGCGTCGATCGCCTCTTCGTCGCAGACGATGCGGGAGTTGCTCTCCGCCTCGGCGGCGACGTCGATCTTGACGATTCCTTCGCTCGCTTTGCGCTGCGCGCGATCGGTCAGATGATCGAAGAACATACGCATAGCGCGGTCGACTCCGTACGGGTTGATGCGGCGCGTGTCCTCCCGATAGAACAGGGGAACCGTCGCCGATATGGTGGCGAGATCGAAGGAGGGAAAATAGGCGATGTTCGGCCGCGCGCGCACCACCTCATCGGCGGCGGCGCGCAGAATGGATTTCACCACGCTGTTGGATTCGACGACGTGACGATCCTCATAGGTGGCGATGATGCCGACGGGCGATACGCTGAGAATGATGCGCACGCGCGCGTTGACCTCGCGGATGCGGTCGATCGCGGCGAGGAAATCACGCACGACTTCGCTCACCGTCATATTGTAGAACTCGAACACATTCGGGTCCCATTCGCCGCCTGCGACGCCGGGAGCGAGCTGCAGGATCGCGCCGTCGCGCTTGTGACGCCAGGTCTCGGTGTGGCCGAAGGTGAAGACGAACACATCCATCGTCTCCAGCATGCGCCGCACTGCGGCGAGATGCCGCTCCCGGTCTGCGCGCATCTCGTCCGGCGTCGCGAATGCATCGGGCTCGATGCGCGGCCGAAACGGATCGACGAAGCGGCCGTCCTCGGGACGAGTCCAGACGTCGAGCTCGGGGACGAAGCGGCCATAGGCGCGGTCGATCAGCTGGCGCAGCTGCGCTGTCGTGTAGATATTGCCATAGCGGCACGAATACATCGAATAATTGCGGCGCAGCGCCTCCTGCGCGGACAGGCCTTCGGGCGGCTGCTCGGCGAGGTAGTAGTGATAGCCGCTCTCTTGCAGCGCATGGGCGATCTCCTGCGCGAAGCAGCTGCCCGCTGTCGCCACCTTATCCTCGGTCGTGAGGACGAAGGGCGGCTCGCGCACCATCGGATCGATGGCGAACGAGGGCACGGATGTGACCGCCTTGCGCCAGAAGCGATGGTCGGGTAGGTAGCTATAGGGGTTTTCCGCCATGTTCGTCGCGTGACTCCATTGTGTTCGGCCGCGAGTGCTGCAATCGGCCGCTCGCGCGCCTGAACATAGGCGGAGCCCGCAAGCTTGTCATCCGCGCGTCGCGCGAGACCGCGTCATCCTCCGAATGGACCCGAATGCTTTCACCGCTCGATAAAGAAGTCCTTCGCTCCTGGAGCCGTCACGCCGTCGCGCCGCGGCTCGCGCGCGTCATGGGCCGGCCAGGGACCAGGCGGGGCGCCCGCGACGATGGGCCGCGCATTGCGGTCGTCGGCAATTGTCAGAGCTATGGCGTCGCTTATGGCATGAAGCTGCTCGAGCCTTTGGCCACCGTCGACCGCTTCACGATGATCGGCCATTCGTATGTCACCCTTCGCGCGCTGGCTCGGACGCTTGCAACCTATGATCATGTCTTCGTGCACGAGTTTCTCCCCGGCCATCTGCGCAACGGCGGCGACTCGCAGGATCTCGTCGGCCTGCTGCCGAAGACCAGATTGTTCGGGCCCGTCTGCTTCGCAGCCTTCCATCCCGATCTCGTGTTCATACACGATCCGACGCGCCTGCACGGCTATGTCACCGGCCCGCTCGGACCCTACCAGTCGGCGCTCTGTCTGTTCGCCTATCTGAAGGGTCTGTCGCTCGACATGGCCAATGCGCTGTTCAATGAGAATGTGTTCGAGGCGGTCGGCTATCTCGATATGTGGGGCGAGGCCTCGCGCGAGCTCGTCGAGACGGCGCGCGACAAGTTCGGCCTCGATTTGTCCGCCGAGCTGATGAGCTGGTCGCGGCGCGGCGTGTTCATGTACAGCTCTGTGCATCCGATGGGATTCGTGATGTGCGACGTCGCCAGAAAGCTGCTCGAATCCGCCGGCCTCTCGCCGCGCGCGATCAACAGCCATTATTATGACATCGACGAGCTCGCGCGCAGCGATATTTTCCGGTCTATCCGCCGATAGCGAAACATTACGGCGTGCAGGGAAGCTATCTGTTCAAATGCGAGAACCATCATATTTCGCAGGGCGTCGGTGATTTCTTGACGCTGCCGCAATTTCTCGCGCGCTGCTATGAAGCGTTCGCCGGCCATGATCGCGCCGAGCTCGCCAATCCGCGCGTGGAGGGCTGGCTCGCCGACGAGGCGTCGAGCCGCATATTGATCAAGCTGGCGCGCGAGAATCTGGCTGCGGGGCTGACGCCCGCGCTGTGACGCGGCGCGTCGCGCGGCGCTTCTTCAGATAGATGACGACGCCGGTGATCGGCAGCAGCGCGACGAGCCATGTCGTCACGGTGTCGCCATTGTGCTCGCCGGTCGCCGCGCGGCGCATCCGCGACATCGTCGAGCAATTGCTCGACGATGTCGCGCATCGGCGCGCGTGCGAGGAGCCAAGCGTCGTCTCGAATAAATGTTCATCATGGGACGCAGTAGAAGGAGAAGCACGTTCATCTCGCTTCCGTGGCGGCGACATCGGCGCGCGAAAGATCCGCCTCGACGCGCAATCCGCCGAGGTCGGAGCGCGCGAAGCGCAGCGCGCCGCCATAGGCGTCGAGCATGTCCTGCACGATGGCGAGGCCCAATCCGGCGCCGCCGCTCTCGTCCAGCCTGCCGCCGCGCTCGCGGATCAGCGCCTCGCTCTCGGCCGGCAGGCCGGCGCCGTCGTCCTCGACGACGAAGCGTCCGCCGGCCGCCGACACGCGCACGCGGCTCGTCGCATGGCGCGCGGCGTTCTCCATCAGATTGCCGAGCATCTCCATGAGATCGACGCGCTCGACAGCGACGCGCGCGCCCGGCGCGATGCGCAGATCGAAGACGACCTCGGCGCCGGCGCTCGCCAGCGTGCGCGCCAGCGCGTCGACCACCTCGGGGACCGGCGTCGGCTCGCTGCGCGGCGCATGGCGGATGCGGGCGCGCGCGAGCTCGCGCTCCACATGGCGATGCATGGCGTCGCCGATGCGGTCCAGCGATTGCGCGATGTCGATCGCTCCGCGTGCGCGGAGGAGCCGCGCATCGGCGGCGAGCGCGGTGAGCGGCGTCTTGAGCCCATGCGCGAGATCGGCGGCGCGATTGCGCGCGCGCGCAATCTCCTTCTCGCGCTCGTCGAGCAGGCCGTTGAGCTCGTCGACGAGCGCCTGCACCTCGCGCGGGCCTTCCTGGTCGAGGCGTCGCCGGGTTCCGCGCGCGATCTCGCCGACCTCGGCGCAGAGCCGCGCCAGCGGCGCGAGGCCGAGCCCGACCTGCATCCACATGGCGAAGCCGAAGCCGAGGGCGAGCAGCAGCAGAGTCGCGAGCATCTCGGTGGCGAAGGCGTCGCGCGCCGTGGCGACGGCGACGAGGCCGAGCGCGGCGAGCACGCGCACGCGCAGCGGCGCCTCCGCATCGCCGATCGAGACGCAGGCGAGGCCGCCGCGCATCGGATTGCCTCGCGGGCCGATCATTCTGTAATAGCGGATCTCGTTGTCGGGCTCGCAGCCGGCGGGAAATGCGAGGCTCCTGTCGCCGAGCGAGGGCGAACGCTCGATCTCGCCCTCGTCATCGGTCGCGACCTGCCAATAGAAGCCCGAGTGCAGCCGCTCGAAGCGCGGATCGGGCGCGCTGCGAATGACGCGCAGCCGCCCCTTGGAGGCGTCGACCGTCAGCTCCGAGACGAGGTTGCGGACATAGGTCTCGATGTCGTCGTCCATGGTGCGCTCGAGATGATGCTCGAACAGCAGCACGAGTCCGAAGCCGGCGAGCGTCAGCGCCAGCGTCACGGCCGCCGCGCCGGCGAGGAACAGACGCAGCCGCAGCGAGCGCGTTCTCACGCGTCGTGATCCGGGACGAGATAGCCGAAGCCGCGCCGCGTCTCGATGAAGCCGGCGCCGATCTTCTTGCGCACCCGGCCGATCAGCACCTCGATGGCGTTGGACTGCTGCTGATCGTGGCCGTAGATGTGCTCGGCGAGCTCGGATTGCGCCACCACCTCGCCGCGCCGATGCATCAGATAGGCGATGAGGCGATATTCGATCGCGGTCATCTCCACCGGAGCGTCGCCCAATTTGATCTGCATGCTGCGCTCGTCGAGCGACACGCGCCCGTTGCGCGTCACCGAGGAGGCGCGGCCGGTCGAACGGCGGATGAGCGAGCGCAGCCGCGCCATCAGCTCCTCCATGCGGAAGGGCTTGGGCAGATAATCATCGGCTCCGGCGTCGATCCCCTGGACGCGCTCGCTCCAGGAGCCGCGCGCGCTCAAAGCCAGCACGGGCGTGTTGCGT
The sequence above is a segment of the Methylosinus trichosporium OB3b genome. Coding sequences within it:
- a CDS encoding acyltransferase family protein, with translation MTKAKTAADGEILAVQYLRAVAALLVVYLHTKVYTDRFSWPLPREFGAAGVDLFFVISGFIMVAITARRPLPPRQFLLRRAIRVVPLYWLVTLAILAVALIAPGAMLHNLVTFDHVTLSLLFIPHFNPLEGNYTPFFKLGWTLNYEVYFYLAFAALLGFPALSLRRRLAALTGAFLAAVAFYLAVRPDDPFLHIYCNPVILEFLIGAFIGCLHVEGRLRRVDRRAAAALLVVGVLAMTLLFDSDDSLRVITAGLGAAALLLALLAIEERGALPSWPLLVLLGDASYSIYLAHPLVLTCARLAAKKLDLPVEAATPGIIAVCVVVALAVASGVAVHLWLERPILAALRARLTSRAAGAGRDAKFALPMRSVSAAALLGLAGALLLALGSPSRGGEGAPHLVHEEDFSRASRLDEDFWTYEIGFIRNHEQQYYRASNVFVDGGALILEARGEDVANAAYEPGSTDWTRAAPMAALTSGSIVTRLPMRYGVVEIVARLPAGAGTWPALWMLGAEGRPYTEIDMMEEVGQQPDLVFTSAHAGPSLQQLTNWSATTKLADLATRWRLYRLDWTAQRVAVSIDGETVLSLDPERAAAFRQPMHLRINLALGGEWGGVVDRNALPARLEIRSIRIFARALSDRTNSFDR
- a CDS encoding DUF2147 domain-containing protein → MRRFLQRSFGENFSTLATTAAAALLLAAEPAASAPANDPHGVWLRPEGGVQFSFYDCDGLLCAKVLSAQNAEDRSAIGAVILRGAKQTGPNEWTGKLFNVDDGKTYDGLITLVSATQLTLKGCLWGVLCSDETWTRVSGPPARHAMADAPGR
- a CDS encoding DUF1772 domain-containing protein, giving the protein MVTGSLALAAAAAFTGASLYVNFVEQPARLRLDDKALLAEWEDSDHRGFVILAGLALVSAALGFVHYKSEDDFRWLVGAATIIAAWPFMFFAIVPLNNRILALIAAEAGPEARKTIELWGRLELGLTALGAAATSVYVFATA
- a CDS encoding GSCFA domain-containing protein, with amino-acid sequence MAENPYSYLPDHRFWRKAVTSVPSFAIDPMVREPPFVLTTEDKVATAGSCFAQEIAHALQESGYHYYLAEQPPEGLSAQEALRRNYSMYSCRYGNIYTTAQLRQLIDRAYGRFVPELDVWTRPEDGRFVDPFRPRIEPDAFATPDEMRADRERHLAAVRRMLETMDVFVFTFGHTETWRHKRDGAILQLAPGVAGGEWDPNVFEFYNMTVSEVVRDFLAAIDRIREVNARVRIILSVSPVGIIATYEDRHVVESNSVVKSILRAAADEVVRARPNIAYFPSFDLATISATVPLFYREDTRRINPYGVDRAMRMFFDHLTDRAQRKASEGIVKIDVAAEAESNSRIVCDEEAIDAG
- a CDS encoding WcbI family polysaccharide biosynthesis putative acetyltransferase, encoding MLSPLDKEVLRSWSRHAVAPRLARVMGRPGTRRGARDDGPRIAVVGNCQSYGVAYGMKLLEPLATVDRFTMIGHSYVTLRALARTLATYDHVFVHEFLPGHLRNGGDSQDLVGLLPKTRLFGPVCFAAFHPDLVFIHDPTRLHGYVTGPLGPYQSALCLFAYLKGLSLDMANALFNENVFEAVGYLDMWGEASRELVETARDKFGLDLSAELMSWSRRGVFMYSSVHPMGFVMCDVARKLLESAGLSPRAINSHYYDIDELARSDIFRSIRR
- a CDS encoding ATP-binding protein — translated: MRTRSLRLRLFLAGAAAVTLALTLAGFGLVLLFEHHLERTMDDDIETYVRNLVSELTVDASKGRLRVIRSAPDPRFERLHSGFYWQVATDDEGEIERSPSLGDRSLAFPAGCEPDNEIRYYRMIGPRGNPMRGGLACVSIGDAEAPLRVRVLAALGLVAVATARDAFATEMLATLLLLALGFGFAMWMQVGLGLAPLARLCAEVGEIARGTRRRLDQEGPREVQALVDELNGLLDEREKEIARARNRAADLAHGLKTPLTALAADARLLRARGAIDIAQSLDRIGDAMHRHVERELARARIRHAPRSEPTPVPEVVDALARTLASAGAEVVFDLRIAPGARVAVERVDLMEMLGNLMENAARHATSRVRVSAAGGRFVVEDDGAGLPAESEALIRERGGRLDESGGAGLGLAIVQDMLDAYGGALRFARSDLGGLRVEADLSRADVAATEAR
- a CDS encoding response regulator transcription factor, producing MRILLVEDDERIAGDIARALVEAGYVVETIGNGEEAWFLGDTEDFAAVLLDLGLPGLDGLTVLERWREQGRNTPVLALSARGSWSERVQGIDAGADDYLPKPFRMEELMARLRSLIRRSTGRASSVTRNGRVSLDERSMQIKLGDAPVEMTAIEYRLIAYLMHRRGEVVAQSELAEHIYGHDQQQSNAIEVLIGRVRKKIGAGFIETRRGFGYLVPDHDA